ACGCACGGCCGGTCGATCTGGGTGATGGACGACGCTTCGATGTTCGGCCAGCTCGACGCAAAGGTCATGAAGTCGAAGCTGCACGCGTTCGATCCGCTGCCCGCAAAGCCGCGCTACTTCCTCAATTACGGCGGGCTGTGGACCGATCAGATCTTCCGAGGCGAGAACAGGCCGCTCGGTGCGATGATCAACTACTGGGTCGGCGAGTACGAAGCCGACGAAGTCGAGATCGTGATCGAGAACGCGGACGGCAACGAGGTACGCAAGCTCACCGGTCCGGCGGCGCCAGGGCTCAACCGTGTCGTATGGGACTTGCAGCCGAAAGAGCAATTGCAACTGGCGGACAAGAACCAAGAGCCGGGGCAGACGTTCTTCGTCGAACCGGGCGTGTACAAAGTGAAGCTGAAGGCCGGCGACGAGACCGCCAGCGTCGAGGTCGAAGTGCTGGCGATGGACTCGTAGCTGATGGTCTGCGACAAACTGTGGTGATACGCGAAATCATCTGGCGGTAGGATTACTTTAGGATTCTGTGATGCGAAGAAAACTCGTTCTGTCTCTCTTTATCGTTGTCGTCGCCGCGCTGGCTGTTGGCCAGGGCAAGACCGATTGGCCGCAGCCGATCATTCGCGGGTCGATTATCGTCTGGGGCGGCGACGAGGCAAAGGACGATGCGCGTCCACACTTCAAGCGCCTCGCCGGCGATGGACAGATTCTCGTCATCTCATCGACTGCAGACGACGCACGCGCGACGTGGGCGGAGACGTCGAACGCAAAGGTTGTTTCCGTGTTTGACTCGGCCGATCTCGCTAAAGCTGACTCGGTCTGGATCGACGGCCTCTTCGTCGGAACGGCGAGCGCGCGCAACGCCCTCAAGGCGATCAAAGAGAAGGGAGGCGTCGTCGGCATATCGGAAGAGCTGCTCGGCACGGGCAGGTTCAAGGCGCTGCTGCCGTACGTCGAGATCGCCGGGAGCAGCGATAGCTCGTCGGTAGGCACGGTGCAAATGGACGTGGGAGACGGGGCGGCGATCGTGTTCGTGGGGCGGTTCGGACGCGTGATCGGGAGCGGCGATACCAAGTTCAGCCTAGCCGCTGGCGGAGGGATGGACGCGGTGGAGATCGTCGTCTCTCCAGGCGGTCGAGTTGATCTCGTTTCGCTCCGACGTCGCGCGCTCGATCGGACGATGCCCGCGTTCCCGGTTGCCAAGACCCCCGAAGTGCCGAGCGGCACGCTGATGATCGTTGGCGGCGGCGGAATCCCCGACGGGCTGATCGAGCGGTTCATCAAAGAGGCTGGCGGTCCGGACGCGCGGATCGTTTACGTGCCGTGCTCGTTCCAAGAGGAGATTTCACAGGAGCCCGGTTTCGTGCGGCTCTTGCGGGGGCGAGGGGCGAAGAACGTCACTTGGATTCACACAAAGGACCGTGAGAAATCGGATACGGATGAAGAGTTCTTAGAACCGCTGAAGGACGCGGGCGGTGTTTGGTTCGGCGGTGGGCGCCAGTGGAACCTCGTCGACAGCTACATGGACACGAAGGCGCACGACCTGATGCGCGACGTGCTGAAAAGAGGCGGGGTTATCGGCGGCTCGTCGGCGGGCGCGTCCATCCAGGCGGAGTTCCTCGCGCGCGGCGATCCGCTCGGAAACCTGAACATCATCGCGCCCGGTTACCTGCGCGGCCTCGGATTCCTCCCCGGCGCGGCGGTCGATCAGCACTTCACGCAGCGCGGTAGGCAGAAGGACATGACCGAGTTGATGAAGGCGTATCCGCAAGTGCTCGGCATCGGCATCGACGAAGGCACCGCGATCATCGTGCAGGGCGTTGTCGCGGAAGTCGTCGGCACCGGCGCGGTGCACTTCTACGACTACAGAGTTACCCCGACTGGCGAGACAGACTTCTTGAGATTAGAGAAAGGGAAGACCTACGACCTTAAGGAGCGTCGCCAAGTAGTCGCCAAGTAGTCGCCGAATTGTCACCAGATAGCCTCCTCTCCCGAAGCCTCGGGATTTGCCGCCAAGACCTCTCCGGTGGAGAGTCTTGCCGCGCAAAGATTGAGGAGGGGGTTCGAAACCGACAAAGTCCTTTCATTGTTCATGCCTCCAAACTCATGGAAGGAAGGGGTTTTTTGGCGGCACAAGTACCCTCCACACTTCGAGTGTGGAGGGATGTAAGATGTACGACCTGAAGGAACGCAAGGAAATCGTCGCCAAGTAGTCACCCGGACGACATTGCGACCCCCATGTATCGGAGCGCGGGCTCTTTCCTGAGCTTGTCGAAGGACCGCAACCCGGCATGTGGACTCTGCAGTCCACAGTGTTCTAGCCCCCTCCTAGCCTCCCCCGGCCACCAGAGCGCGCTGCGAGAGACAGCCCGCAGGCCGCGGGAGGGTTTTCTAAGGAGCCTCCTATCCCGGAGCCTCGGGATTTGCCGCCAAGACCTCTCCAGTGGAGAGTCTTGCCGCGCAAAGATTAAGGATGGGGTCCAATCAGACGAAGTCCTTTACTCTTGCGGTGCGACGTCTGGTTGTCGACAGGTAGTCGTCGGGGAGACCAAGTGGCTTCCTCCCCCGTTCGAGGGGGAGGATTGAGGAGAGGGGGCGAAACAGAGAAAGTCCTTTCGTTTTTTCGGTTCGATTCTGGAGCCAGAGTTTAATCGGATGGGACTGTATCGCTTGACCCCCTTAGCCAGCCTCTCCCTCAGGGGGAGAGGTGCTTACTGATGAATAATGCACGACAACTAGGCGACGTCGCAGGCAGACGACTACCAGGCGACAGCAGAGGACGTGCCGTCAGCCGTCTGCGAAATAGTCACAGAAACGAACGTGTTCGTTCCGTCCGGGTTCTTGCGCAAGTCGAATGCGTCGTACAGCTCGCCGGTCACTAAATACGCGCGGTACTGCACCGTGTCGCCGTTGACTCGGATGATCTGGTACAGCTGTTTGCGCTCGCCGGTCTTCTGCATCGTGCGCTTGGCCTCGTCGCCGACCGTGTACATCTTCGGCCCGCTCACAGAGACCACGTACGCAGTCCCCGTCGCCTCATTGACCGCCGACAAGCCGGTCGTAACGTTGCGCCGACCGTACGTGTGGTCGTGCCCTTGCAACACCAGAGCGACGTTGTACTTCTCCAGGATCGGCTGCCACGCCGCGCGAAGGCCCGGGTTGTCACGGCCTTGCGCGGTTGAAAAGATCGGGTGGTGGAAGGTCACGAACGTCCACTTGTTCGGGTTGTCCTTTAGCACTCCATCGAGCCACGCGGCCTGCTCCTCGATGAGCCGGTTCGAGTCGAGCGCGATGATGCG
The DNA window shown above is from Armatimonadota bacterium and carries:
- a CDS encoding cyanophycinase, encoding MRRKLVLSLFIVVVAALAVGQGKTDWPQPIIRGSIIVWGGDEAKDDARPHFKRLAGDGQILVISSTADDARATWAETSNAKVVSVFDSADLAKADSVWIDGLFVGTASARNALKAIKEKGGVVGISEELLGTGRFKALLPYVEIAGSSDSSSVGTVQMDVGDGAAIVFVGRFGRVIGSGDTKFSLAAGGGMDAVEIVVSPGGRVDLVSLRRRALDRTMPAFPVAKTPEVPSGTLMIVGGGGIPDGLIERFIKEAGGPDARIVYVPCSFQEEISQEPGFVRLLRGRGAKNVTWIHTKDREKSDTDEEFLEPLKDAGGVWFGGGRQWNLVDSYMDTKAHDLMRDVLKRGGVIGGSSAGASIQAEFLARGDPLGNLNIIAPGYLRGLGFLPGAAVDQHFTQRGRQKDMTELMKAYPQVLGIGIDEGTAIIVQGVVAEVVGTGAVHFYDYRVTPTGETDFLRLEKGKTYDLKERRQVVAK